A stretch of the Streptomyces ortus genome encodes the following:
- a CDS encoding cysteine dioxygenase translates to MSVSPSAASAPASAGSTAASGARIPTQAELLEFVRRTAADAELIASLPLDPEGRTWVRLEGPGGSEAWLIGWPPGTGTGWHDHAESVGAFLTASGELKENSLVARLPTDGWKTLELNEGIDRGRRLSAGKGRSFGQHHVHEVLNESTEEHAVSVHAYYPPLPRISRYSRTGQVLRLEQVERPEDWQ, encoded by the coding sequence GTGTCTGTGTCACCCTCTGCTGCCTCTGCTCCTGCCTCCGCCGGTTCCACCGCCGCCTCCGGGGCCCGCATCCCCACCCAGGCCGAGCTGCTGGAATTCGTACGGCGCACGGCCGCCGACGCCGAGCTGATCGCCTCCCTGCCGCTCGATCCCGAGGGCCGTACGTGGGTACGCCTCGAAGGTCCCGGTGGAAGCGAGGCCTGGCTCATCGGCTGGCCACCCGGCACGGGCACCGGCTGGCACGACCACGCCGAGTCGGTGGGCGCCTTCCTCACCGCGTCCGGCGAGCTCAAGGAGAACTCGCTCGTCGCACGGCTGCCCACCGACGGCTGGAAGACCCTCGAACTCAACGAGGGAATCGACCGTGGGCGGCGCCTGTCGGCCGGCAAGGGCCGCTCCTTCGGGCAACACCATGTGCACGAGGTGCTGAACGAGTCCACCGAGGAGCACGCCGTCTCCGTCCACGCCTACTACCCGCCGCTCCCCCGGATCAGCCGCTACAGCCGCACCGGCCAGGTGCTGCGCCTGGAGCAGGTCGAGC
- a CDS encoding putative leader peptide has protein sequence MTDTCVRLWRRVHMDLVRYAGCVCRPSC, from the coding sequence GTGACCGACACCTGTGTGCGCCTGTGGCGGAGGGTCCATATGGACCTCGTCCGCTATGCGGGCTGCGTGTGTCGCCCGTCCTGCTGA
- a CDS encoding FAD-dependent monooxygenase has product MDPVIIVGAGPVGLTLALALARQEVPSVVLDEGPGKDEQRLARTAVLREDTAALIGRLTGFPVAEAGFHWAGWRSMRRKQVMREITFGDDDPLLLHLPQHVLTTALRAAIDAERLVKVAADSRLDSLEQEAAGVTAHTRGPKGTWWRGSYLVGCDGPRSTVRKLQDIRFPGRTAVERHAVAALRTELPWPGEALLHRMPPWRTSGPPVSEVTARPLADDVWRMDWLLPPGKDLVTPDLLVARVRETLAGWSGGTTPSYELLDTGVHTVHHRLARRWRAGRVFLAGDAAHLLGALGTQGLDEGLRDADNLAWKLALAWHHGPHEALLDSYQVERRAIVAARLRATDQALPLLRSGGLRSAVPGAARGHDALLTDGHLGRGPLGAPGAYADSPLAPPYAESAVEVDTAPGASIADVRVTAEDGSSVALRDRLGQGALLVLLIAPGTVVWDRKHWVTAGIMPRLAAAVTALPHRAELLVAESYPGAAAHTVLLIRPDGHLVTAFAGVRPADLYEAAEAALGGPRSPAGAPAGTS; this is encoded by the coding sequence GTGGACCCGGTGATCATCGTCGGAGCGGGGCCCGTAGGACTCACGCTCGCCCTGGCGCTGGCGCGTCAGGAGGTCCCCTCGGTCGTCCTTGACGAGGGCCCCGGCAAAGACGAACAGCGACTCGCCCGCACCGCCGTCCTGCGCGAGGACACGGCCGCGCTGATCGGGCGGCTGACGGGCTTCCCCGTCGCCGAGGCGGGCTTCCACTGGGCCGGATGGCGGTCGATGCGGCGCAAGCAGGTGATGCGGGAGATCACGTTCGGCGACGACGATCCCCTGCTCCTGCACCTCCCCCAGCACGTGCTGACCACCGCCCTGCGGGCGGCCATCGACGCCGAACGCCTGGTAAAGGTCGCCGCCGACAGCCGCCTCGACTCCCTGGAGCAGGAAGCCGCCGGCGTCACCGCGCACACCCGGGGCCCCAAGGGCACCTGGTGGCGCGGCAGCTACCTCGTCGGCTGCGATGGACCCCGCTCAACGGTCCGCAAACTTCAGGACATCCGTTTCCCGGGCCGTACGGCCGTCGAACGCCACGCCGTCGCCGCACTGCGTACGGAACTCCCGTGGCCCGGCGAGGCATTGCTGCACCGCATGCCCCCCTGGCGGACCTCGGGCCCCCCGGTCTCCGAAGTGACCGCGCGCCCCCTCGCCGACGACGTGTGGCGCATGGACTGGCTGCTGCCGCCGGGCAAGGACCTGGTCACACCGGACCTCCTGGTGGCCCGCGTCCGGGAGACGCTCGCGGGCTGGAGCGGGGGCACCACCCCGTCGTACGAGCTGCTCGACACCGGGGTCCACACGGTCCACCACCGGCTGGCGCGGCGCTGGCGGGCCGGCCGGGTCTTCCTCGCCGGCGACGCGGCGCATCTGCTCGGCGCGCTCGGCACCCAGGGGCTCGACGAGGGGCTGCGGGACGCCGACAACCTCGCGTGGAAGCTGGCCCTCGCCTGGCACCACGGTCCGCACGAGGCCCTGCTGGACAGCTACCAGGTGGAGCGGCGCGCGATCGTCGCCGCCCGCCTGCGCGCCACCGACCAGGCACTGCCGCTGCTGCGGAGCGGAGGACTGCGGTCCGCGGTGCCCGGAGCGGCCCGGGGCCATGACGCCCTCCTCACGGACGGACACCTGGGGCGCGGTCCGCTGGGCGCGCCGGGGGCGTACGCCGATTCACCGCTCGCACCTCCGTACGCCGAGTCCGCGGTCGAGGTCGACACGGCCCCGGGTGCCTCGATCGCCGATGTACGGGTGACGGCGGAGGACGGTTCGTCCGTGGCGCTGCGCGACCGGCTGGGCCAGGGGGCGCTGCTCGTGCTGCTGATCGCGCCGGGGACCGTGGTGTGGGACCGCAAGCACTGGGTGACGGCCGGGATCATGCCGCGGCTCGCCGCCGCCGTGACCGCGCTGCCGCACCGGGCCGAACTGCTGGTCGCCGAGAGCTACCCGGGCGCGGCGGCACACACCGTGCTGCTGATCCGCCCGGACGGACACCTGGTCACGGCGTTCGCCGGGGTGCGACCGGCCGACCTGTACGAGGCGGCGGAGGCGGCTCTGGGCGGCCCCCGGTCCCCGGCCGGGGCTCCCGCGGGCACGTCCTGA